A region from the Salvia splendens isolate huo1 chromosome 15, SspV2, whole genome shotgun sequence genome encodes:
- the LOC121768304 gene encoding 26S proteasome regulatory subunit 7, with protein sequence MAHDPEDEIKDEKNPKPLDEDDIALLKTYGLGPYSNSIKKAEKEIKEMAKKINDLCGIKESDTGLAAPSQWDLVSDKQMMQEEQPLQVARCTKIINPNTEDAKYVINVKQIAKFVVGLGDKVSPTDIEEGMRVGVDRNKYQIQIPLPPKIDPSVTMMTVEEKPDVTYNDVGGCKEQIEKMREVVELPMLHPEKFVKLGIDPPKGVLCYGPPGTGKTLLARAVANRTDACFIRVIGSELVQKYVGEGARMVRELFQMARSKKACIVFFDEVDAIGGARFDDGVGGDNEVQRTMLEIVNQLDGFDARGNIKVLMATNRPDTLDPALLRPGRLDRKVEFGLPDLESRTQIFKIHTRTMNCERDIRFELLARLCPNSTGADIRSVCTEAGMYAIRARRKTVTEKDFLDAVNKVIKGYQKFSATPKYMVYN encoded by the exons ATGGCGCACGATCCAGAAGATGAGATCAAGGACGAGAAGAACCCTAAGCCACTCGATGAAGATGATATCGCCCTCCTCAAAACCTAT GGTTTGGGACCTTACTCGAACAGCATAAAGAAAGCTGAGAAGGAAATCAAGGAAATGGCAAAGAAGATTAATGATTTATGTG GTATTAAGGAATCAGACACTGGTTTAGCTGCACCAAGTCAGTGGGATCTTGTATCTGATAAGCAAATGATGCAGGAGGAACAACCTCTTCAG GTTGCACGATGCACAAAGATTATAAATCCAAACACAGAGGATGCTAAATATGTTATAAATGTCAAGCAGATTGCCAAG TTTGTTGTGGGACTGGGTGATAAAGTCTCACCTACTGATATTGAAGAAGGCATGCGTGTTGG TGTGGACAGGAATAAATATCAAATTCAGATTCCTTTGCCTCCAAAGATTGATCCGAGTGTTACAATGATGACTGTGGAGGAAAAGCCAGATGTTACATATAACGATGTTGGGGGATGCAAGGAGCAAATTGAAAAGATGAGAGAG GTGGTTGAGCTGCCTATGCTTCACCCTGAAAAGTTTGTAAAGCTGGGGATCGATCCTCCAAAGGGTGTTCTGTGCTATGGTCCTCCTGGAACTGGCAAAACTCTCCTAGCAAGAGCTGTGGCTAATCGAACTGATGCATGCTTTATCCGTGTTATTGGTAGTGAGCTTGTCCAGAAATATGTTGGTGAGGGAGCTCGTATGGTTCGTGAACTATTTCAG ATGGCTCGCTCCAAAAAAGCTTGTATTGTATTTTTTGATGAAGTAGATGCCATTGGAGGTGCACGATTTGATGATGGGGTGGGTGGAGACAATGAGGTTCAACGCACCATGCTCGAAATCGTGAATCAACTGGACGGATTCGATGCTCGTGGGAACATTAAAGTTCTTATGGCAACTAACAG ACCTGACACCCTTGATCCGGCGCTTTTACGTCCTGGACGACTGGACCGGAAAGTTGAATTTGGACTGCCAGATCTAGAGAGCAGGACCCAGATCTTCAAGATTCACACACGCACAATGAACTGTGAGAGGGACATTCGATTTGAACTTCTCGCTCGGCTCTGCCCAAATTCTACTG GTGCCGACATTAGAAGTGTGTGCACAGAAGCAGGAATGTACGCTATCCGTGCAAGAAGGAAGACGGTCACCGAGAAAGATTTCCTGGACGCTGTCAACAAAGTCATCAAAGGATATCAGAAATTCAGTGCAACACCCAAGTATATGGTTTACAATTAG